CCACGGCACACACAGGGCGAATGGCTGCACCGATTCCCTTTAATAGAAGCTACCGCCCTTCTAAAAAAAACCTCTGTTGGAATCACATCTTGTGCTCTTTCTTGGCTGGATACCTTTTAAATGACACTGATTCCAAAGAGCATTAGCTACCAAATGCAGCGCTCAGCAGCTCCCGGGAAGGCAGTGAGCACAACGGGTCCGTGCCTCGGAGGGCTGAGAGGCACTGGGCAGGTCTGCTCTGCAATGAGGAGCACTGCTCCCCACCCAGCTCTGCTAAATGAGAGCATTCCCAGCCTAAATGGATCATCCAGCAGCCACGCAGTCAGGCCTCTATGTGGGACTGAAGGCAGCCATGACACAGGGGGCTGTCAGCAAGCAGaggagcccccagcccagccaggTGTCCCTACACAAGGGGATCCCGATGCTGTGCAGCCACCTCCCTGCAAGCAGACATCACCAACAGCTTCCAAGCACCGCAGCCAACACATGGCCACGTCCTGCTCCACCACCACGATACACATCCCGCCCCCCAAACACGGGCTCACATCACAGCAGCACTAATTACGAAGTCATTTGGGGCTCTGGACAAGATGTGTGGCGTGCCCCAAGagctctcagcacagccacagtcATTTGAAGTGGTGGGGAGCAAGAACAACAGATTTGCTGGCTATACACACATTGAATGCAGCTGGTCCTACAGCAATACTCAGTGCTTATTTCTGATTAATGAACCCCCCCAAACAAGCACCAAGTAGCTGTGGTGTGTGCATACCCTTAACCCTCATGTGCAGCCCAGGATTTCAGCTAATACCTCCATCTGAATAACACCCCTGTGCAGGCACTAAGCAGTGCCCTCGCCTCTGACACAACGTGCTGTAATGCATCACACTTCCTTCCTACCCCAACGCACTTTTCCTCCTATTCAATGGCTTGTGGAGATTTCAGGAGCTCACGCACGCAGGGCATGAgagcaacacagcactgcaggcagctccatcagcagcatGGATCCTCACCCACTGCCAACAACTCAATGCCTGGTAAGAAAGGATTTGCTGGACCAACTCTCTTCCTGCCAGGCAGACGTGCCTGAAGACCCACACAAGGCAGCTTCGAAGTCTTTCTAAGCTGGTGCCCCCTCCAAAGGAAGCACTTCCACCCCTCTCCTCTTTGTGCTGGTGCAGGTGTTAAAGCCAGACCAGGGCACCTACACCTGGCAGAGGGACCCAGCAAGAGGCTGGTTTCTACCTGGCACAGGTTCCTGCTGGACGTGGGCTCTGTAAGGGCACTTCTGCTCCCTGGCAGCAGCACGAGAAGGCAGGACTCTTCTGCCCGCAGGACTGACTCAAAACGTGCCAATTTTGGGCTCCGTAAAATCCTCCGCCACAAATTGTTCTGCCCACAGCTGCCAAGGAAAACTCAAACAACTGCGACagataaggggaaaaataaattaaagctgGTTTCAGCTGGACATCTCCCACTTGTTTCCCACTATTGTCCCAGCCAGCCCCtactgctccagcagcagcagctcccacagacAGCTGCATCCTGGCAGCAGTGAAGCAGCCCCTGCTCCACGTGTCTCCTGATGGGTCATATCCCGTATAGCTTTTCGATGCAAGGGGCTGCTCTGAAGCTTCTACTTAAGCAGAATCCTATCCCAAAACACTGGCTCAAGGCTGCTCCAGAGTGAATCCCCATatacaagcagaaaacacatCAGCACACCTGGAGTGATCCAGCCATGTTGTACCAGCCCAAGAGACGTGGGGATGAGGGAGATCCTAGCCTTGATTTCATCTCAGCTCCTGGAAAAATCCAATTCAAAAATCTCACtgcctgttctgttttcctttgccaaGCAGAGGAGAAGCCACATCAAGGAATCTCCTGAAGCACTGAATCAAGTCAGTGGTTTTCAAGCAGCACATCAACAGCCTACAAGGAACCCAcaaaaggagcaggaaagctTACCCGGAGTCAGCAGGTACAAAGCTGTGCACCTTTAGGGGAAGCTTTGGGTGCCTGCAATTCAGGAGAGGGCTGCAGGATGCTAAGCTAGAGCAGAGGCTTTAGCATCCTCTGTGCTTTTTGGAAGGGGATGATATCCACCTGCACAGCATGCAAGGGAAAGAACGAAGACACTGGGAGCTACAGGAGAAAGGGAACTGAGTTTTAAGATCCTGAACACTTTAATTCAGATTTTGGAATAACCACCTTTCATTCTCTAAAGCGGCTCCTGGCATTTCCTGGTGGGAAACCACCACACATGGTCCTGCATGAGAACCaactcctgcagcacagagaacacaACACTCAACAGGTGCCAGGAAAGCCAAAGGGATGCAAATATGAAATTGCAGCAACCCAAACTGTTTGTATCTTTGTAGCCTCGGTGTTAAAAGCATCAGGTCAGATTTCCAGCAGCCTCACACTCTGTTTGGTGTCTGTGCTAAGCCCTGATGTGGGAAAAACTAAGTGCTCACCTTCAGAGGAAGCAGATCCAGATGGAAGGTGTTAGAGGGAGAGCTCCAAAGCGTTCAGTATCAGCACCCAGCAGTACAGTTATTCTGCCTTCTGGCTCACAATGCCTCCTGCTATCACACTCACAATCTGCTCCCTGCATGAAGCCTTCCTGTAGGAGTCCCCGGAGTACAACATGGAGATAACAGAAACACCTCAGCTGGAGGGCAATGGTACAGCGTAAGTTTATGGGCGATGCATACAAGCCAGAAATGACTCTGAAGACGTTTCCCCTTTGGTTATAGAGATCTCTGACCCCTCCCCTGTATATGAAATGCCCCAAAGAAGCCACGGACACAAGGAAACCCATTGGGGGCCTAATGGGAGCTCTGCGAAGAGGTGCATTTCCCAGAGGGTCTGAAAGAGTCCACATTGAGCTGACCCTATgtaaggaaaagggaaagatggTGGTGAGAAGCAAGCAGTGCCACCTTCACAAGGGACCTGTGCTGCAGACAGTGGCATAAGTTGTCATATCACCCCTCACCTTTCACTACCCAAGTATGAAACCACCAGCCCAGACTGCCACCCAGCCCTCCCGTACTCCagctcatccccatcccctggGACTGATAAGAAGCGCCCAGTatctgctgctggaagctcCCATTAAACCTATGGAATGCTAACAGCCAGCGTGAAGGAACACACTGCACGGAGCATTAAGTGTCCTCAAGTCTAAATGTACAAcctaggtaaaaaaaaaagaaatgaaacgtgcctgaaagcagcagtgtgaaTTTATCGCCTGTGTTCAGCACCTGAGTGACCCGTGGCTGCACTGCAAGAAGCTGAAACCCCTCCTGCAATCACTGCATGGAGGGCAGGCAGGAATGCCACCAGTCAGGTCCTCCCGAGGAGCAGCGCAGAACCCAAGGCTGCACAGAGGCTTTTAGAGCAATTTGTGGTACAGCTCTGAGCCAGGATATGAAACCTTCCCGAAGCCGCCCCATGGTCCTCTGTGAGCTGAGCTCTTCTCAAAAAGCACGTGAGAAAATACAGCCCGTATCCTCAGTCAGGGTCACCGCGATGGCAGATCCCACAGCTGAGCATTGCGGTGAGACCACAGTGTgtagaaagagggaaaaaggagaactCAGCAGCAGAATCCCTCATTCACACACTTGATCACAGAGTGGATGAGACCAGCAGCCCgttttgctgaagaaaaccCCAATGTGAAACCGAGCGCTGTCCCCTCCAGTGCTGGGATGGGACCTAGTGATGTCCCCAAGTCCTGCCCCACACATGCCAGGGAGAACACATGGGGACCCCATCAGGAAATcatcccccagccctgcagccctacAGCACCACCAAGCAGGGCAGGAGCCCCACAAGAGGGGTTGGCTCCCTGCGTGCCAGCCCGGTCTGAGTCCCCTCCTGACCAGCAGAGAAACGCTCACAAGGAAAAAACCACCATGAAAAGGACAATTGAATGCCAAGTGAGCTGGGTCAGTTCATGGCTCAGCACCACAGCTTGTACGTGGGAGGAGGCAGGAGGGCACAGCTGAGAGTGGGGAAGAGAAGGGCCCTTTTGAGAGCACCCCACACTAACTCAccactgcagcaccagagcctgatgctgcttcctcctcctccaggctgGGCCCCCTCCTCTGGGGCTCTGCTCTTATCCGCTCCTTTGTGTGACCATTCGGGTTACTAATTTGCAGAAAGTTAAtccaggggaagaaaaaagagaaggatcAGCTCAACAAAAAGACTGGCCggaggaaagcaggaaggagctTGCTCACCATGCCACCAGCAGAAATACTCTGTGCTAAAGCTGGGGGCCTACCAGGAGCTCCTGAAGCTGGACATGTcagcagcaggcacacagcCTGGCTTAGGACATGGAGGAACCACAGCACAGTGGGGATGCCAGGGCACTTACCAACAAGAGCCCGGCCTCTGGGAACCCACAGTGCCACGCTGGGTGACCTTGAGCAGGACACAGCACTGGGGGAATGGCATCCATTCATGGGGTGTGGGGTCTCACCTGAGCCCTGCTGACACCTCACGCTCCAGCCAGGAGCTTCAGCTTCTCTTCACCCCCTGTCCCAGGATacaggcagcccagcacagctggcacactcaggaaaagcaaagcaacaccAAACAGTCCCCAACACCTTTCCCATTTCTTCAACCCAGACCAGAATCAAGTCAGTGAATAAAGGCAggaaaatatacagaagaaataCACACACCTGCATGACTGTCAGTTAATGAACTAccttcccctcctgcagcacctccaggcTCTGCCCAAATTTACTCAACCTCACAGAACAAGCCCCAGAAACGCAGGTTCTTCAGACAGATCAAACATGGTCACAGTCCTCAGCAATTGGGACTGAAACACAGAGCCCTCCAGACTGCACAAACATGCTaagaacaaacattttcagcatACCAAGAGCTCAGATATGCTGGCTCAACCCAATGGTGTTTACTTGTGTTTTGCCCAAATTGCTGGCACAGCACTCAgagctgggggagcagcagcagccaccccaGCAGGTCAACAAGAGACCACGAGGGATGGAGCAGCCCCATAAGGAATACCAGAGACATTGATTTACACAATGTCGGTTGCCTAATGAGAACACGGAGTTTACATTTTCCTCATCCAACTCACAGGAATTCATTCCTCCTCACTATTGCTCAGCTGGTGGGACATGGAGAGGCAGCTCACACCTCTGCTGCACGAGCAGCACGTTGCAGCTCACATCTGTGCAGGGGAGCCTGACAGTGCCACCAGTGTGACCCCATCACCCTCTTACCCCTCTAGCAAAGCTGAAGGGACCCCAAAGCATCAAAGTGCCTCTTTGTGGCACAAACCAGGACGCAGTGCTCCCTCCAATGTCCCCCCGCTGCCAGAGCAAAGTTCTGCAGCCAGAAGACGTGCAGGaattcctgcagagcagccgCCCGTGGTACATAAGCTGAGCTCAGGTCTGAGCCAGTTCTGGCCGTGAGTTTCACAGCTCAAGCCCGTAGGGATCACAGTGTACCCCAGTGCCCACCCTCacaccctgcagcacacagaggagcACTGAGAATGGTGTCAGCCacatctgaaagcagagaagcactTGGGGTTAATGAATCCCTGCAGACCCACAGGTACACCAGTGTGTAAAGGAGCGGGCACTAAGTCAGCACACACCGTAACCAACCTCAGCTCATTCAGGAACTCGTGGCAGCTCCTCAAGAAGCACAAAGCCTGCAGCAAGCAGACAGCACAGTGGGGACAATCCCTGCACCCCGGCTGGCTCCCGAGCCTCCTGTTGGCACACTACCCTATATTTAGGATAGCAGAGAGCAGCGACAAGCATCGGGAAGAATGAGTAAGTGGCTTAGGATGCCTGGAATGAtggcagaggctgcaggaagaaaacgAGGCTGAATTAGGAACTGCTGGAGCGAGGGCCGCAGGGGCACAAGGGCACTTGGAGTTTTTAAGGCCCAATAAACCTCGCACGGAGTGAGGGAAGGACCCGGCTCAGAGCAGCGCTCCCCggcagggggggggggcagcagcGGGAGGCGGCCCCGGCCCAGGAGATGGGAGCGGAGCGGTGCAGGCGGATCCCGCTCACACTCACACCCCGCTCCGAGCCCGTTTAGGCCGCACCGACGCTCCTTCCCCGGGGGTCCCGCCCCGCCGGGACGCGCCCAGCTCGGCCCGTGCAGCGGCGCCGTCCCTTCCTCCTCCGCCTGTTGCTCCCCCGGCCCGGACCCTGAGGCGGCGGCCCAATGTCGGCCCGGCGGCCCCGGCGGGACCCGCTCACCGTGCTGCGGGCAGCGCTGGGCCGCGGGAGCTGTGGGGGCAGGCGGAGCCGTCCCGGTGTGACGGGCCCGGTTCACAGCGAGCCCGATCCCGGCGCGGCCCGCGGGGGGACGGGGAGAACAAGGCGACAGCGACAGTGATAACGATACCGATACCGATAGCGATACGGgcccgccccgcagcccgcGCCCCGCCGAGGCCTGTGCCCGCCGCCATCCCGCCGCCCAGGCCGCGCCGCTTGTCCGGGCCCGTCCCGCCGTTAGGCCAAGGGCAGCGCGGCCGGCAGGTGCCGCCGCCGGGCGGAGCCGAGCCCGGTCCCGCTTCGCCCCGTTCCCGCCCGGTTCTCACCGCGCTGTGCCAGGCCCGGATCCCGCTCCCCGCTCCCCGCGGGCTCCCGCCGCCAGCGGCACCGACGCACCGAGCGGGCGGCGCGAGCGCGACCCCGCGCGGGCACGTACCTGGGGGCGGGGCCACGCGGCGCCCGGCGGCACGAGGCGGGGCGGCCAATCAGAGCCCGGGAACCGCGCCTCGCCACGCCCCGCCCACACCCACCTGGCGACGCTCGGCCACGCCCCCTCCGCGCCATGAGACCCGACCGCGAGGCCACGCCCACAACGCGACCCCGCCCATAACGCGACCACGCCCACAACATGGCCCCGCCCACAACATGGGTCAGACCACGCCCACAACGCTAGACCACGCCCACTCCAACTAGATCACGCCCACTCCCGTCAAACCACGCCCCCTCCGGTCAGGCCCCGCCCCACGTGCGGTTTCGGTCCCCGTGACCCCGCTGCCGTCCCGTTCCCGTTCCCGTTGTCCCGTGGGCAAATATTCGCTGTGTCCGACCCCCATCTCCCGCACCATGCCGGCCCCGCTGggcctgctgctctccctggcTGTAGCGCTGGGTGCAGGTAGGGTGCGGGCGGCACCGCGGGGTTGGGGGGCACAGGGAGACGTGGGGGATCCATGACGGGCCGCTCTCCGGTCCCGGGTCGCTCTGACCGTCGTTCCGCCCCAGGTCACCGCTCGCCCCTCAATGACTTCCAGCGGCTGCGGGGCACCGAGCTGCGGGCAGCCCCCGACGAGCCGCCACCGGCCGCTGCGGAGCGACGAGCGGCCCCGCAGTGCGCACAGCGCTGCAACAACAGCCCGAGCTGCCGGTGAGCGCCGCGTCGCACCGAGCTGAGCCCCGGTGCCGTGCAGCGCCACGACACCAACACCTGCCCGCAGGGCCTTCCACCACGAGCGGCACAGCCAGAtgtgccagctgctgccatggagcCAGCGATCACACGGCGCCCGGCTGCAAAAGAACATCCACTACGACCTGTACCAGAAGAAAGGTGAGCTCGGCACCGTGGCTGAGCACGGGGCTCACGATGTGGGGCTCACAATGTGGGGCTCACAATGTGGAGCTCACAATGTGGGGCTCACAATGTGGGGCTCACGGTGTAGGGCTCACTGTGTGGGGCTCACGGTGTGGGGCTCATAGTGTGGGGCTCACGATGTGGGGCTCATGGTGTGGGGCTCATGGTGTGGGGCTCACAGTGTGGGGCTCACAATGTGGGGCTCATGGTGTGGGGCTCACAGTGCCCGCATAGCTCTGACCTGGTGCCCGCTGCACCCCAGACTTCCTGCGGGAGTGCATCGTGGCCAATGGCACCACTTATCGCGGCACACGGGACACGACGGAGCGCGGGCTGCGCTGCCAGCACTGGCAGGCCACCACACCACACGACCACAGGTGCCCCGAGAGggtggggacaatggggacagtgCGTTAGaggggaatgggatggggacagcatgGGGTGATGGCAGCGCAGTGATAGGAAGTGAGCTGGGTACGGCTCGGGGTGGTGGGGAGCGGGATGGAGACAATATGGGGTGATGAATGGGGTGCAGAAAGGCTGGGAATGATGAGGACAGcctggggacactggggacagTGCAGGGGCAATGGCAACAAGTGGGGTGGTGCAGATTCCTGCCATCCCCCCGCAATGGGCTGGAGGAGAATTACTGCCGCAACCCGGACCGTGACAAGCGGGGCCCGTGGTGCTACACCATCGACCCGAATGTCCGACACCAGAGCTGCGGCATCAAGAAGTGTGAGGATggtgagtgctgtgctgcagggatgccCGGTGCCACCCATTACCATGACCACTGAGCCCCCCCCTGCCCTGCTGTTGGCAGCCACCTGCATGACCTGCAATGGGGAGGATTACCGGGGCTTCGTGGACCACACCGAGTCGGGTGCCGAGTGCCAGCGCTGGGACCTGCAGCACCCACACAAGCATCCCTACCACCCCGACAAGTCAGTACATGGCACAGGGGTGTGTGGCTGTGGGGGTGGCAGCAGATCTCTCTcacatgcagctgctgctccccgCCTCTCACCCAGGTACCCTGATAAGGGGCTGGATGACAACTACTGCCGCAACCCAGACAGCTCGGAGCGGCCCTGGTGCTACACCACTGACCCGGCGCTGGAGCGCGAGTTCTGCCGCATCCGTGTCTGCAGTAAGTGCCCTGCTGTCATCTCTGGTCCTGGTGTCTTTGGTACCACCCTCACCCCGCTGCTCTCCTCCATACAAGCAGAGAAACGCCCGCGGCCCATCAACGTCACCACCAGCTGCTACAGGGGCAAGGGAGAAGGCTACCGGGGCCGGGTGAACGTCACCGTGTCGGGCATCCCCTGCCAGCGCTGGGACGCACAGACACCCCACCGGCACCACTTTGTGCCCAGCAAGTACCCCTGCAAGTAGGGCTGGTGGGACGGGGGGCTGCGGCAGCACCCAGGTGTGCGGGCACCCACGCGGCCGCTCCGCCAGGGACCTGCAGGAGAACTACTGCCGCAACCCTGATGGCTCAGAGGCCCCGTGGTGCTTCACCACCCGCCCCGGCATGCGCGTCGCCTTCTGCTTCCACATCCGCCGCTGTGACGATGAGCTGGATGCACAAGGTGAGCCCCCACCACACGGGTGCCCCACCAGGTGCCCACCAGCAGTACCAGCTCCCCCTGCCTGTCCCCAGATTGCTACCACGGCCATGGTGAGCAGTACCGCGGCCACGTCAGTAAGACACGCAAGGGGATCACGTGCCAGAAGTGGGATGCCACGAAGCCCCACGTGCCACAGTGAGTGTGCCAAGAGCGTGCCAGGGTGATGCACAGCAATGGGGTTGGGGCAGTAACGGTGACTCCCGGCTGGCAGGATCTCACCCACCACCCACCCTGAGGCGCACCTGGAGGAGAACTACTGCCGCAACCCCGACAATGACAGCCACGGCCCCTGGTGCTACACCATGGATCCACGCACACCCTTTGACTACTGTGCCATCAAGCCCTGCTGTGAGCTCCACCCCACTGAGCCctggctgccccatagggtgCATCGGGccacctcccacagccccactctgctttttctctgcagccGGCAGCGCTGTGCCATCTGTCCTGGAGAGCGCAGGTGAGGACACgggggtgtggggctgtgggtgctcgGCGTGGTGCCCCCAGCCAATGCCCCCCGTGCCCACAGATGCAGTGACATTTGAGGAGTGCGGCCGGCGGGACGAGAGGCTGCAGCAGAAACAACGTGTGGTGGGTGGGATGCCCGGCAACTCACCATGGACCGTCAGCATCCGCAACCGGTGAGTGGGCGCGCTGCATTCCAGCTGTGCCGTGCTGCCAGCCAGGTGCCCACACACCACTGCCAACCCCTGTGCTTGCAGGGACGGCTTGCACTTCTGCGGTGGGTCGCTGGTGAAGGAGCAGTGGGTGATCAGCACGCGGCAGTGCTTCTCCTCCTGGTGAGCTCAggggcaggctgtggggtgCCGGTAGCCGCCGTACCCTGATGGCCCTGTCCTGCAGCGATGCGGACCTGTCAGGCTATGAGGTGCACCTAGGGACGCTGTTCAaggaccccagccccactgaccccGACCTGCAGGTCATCCCCATCGTACGCATCATCTGTGGCCCCTCTGAGTCCCACTTGGTGCTGCTGAAGCTGGCAAGGTGAGCACGTGGTGCTCTGTGCCCCAGAGCCATGGGCTGGCACCGCATCCCCATGCTGTTCTGTCCCTCTGCAGGCCAGCTGTGCTGAACAAGCGCGTGGCCCTGATCTGCCTGCCACCAGAACGCTACGTTGTGCCTGCTGGCACCACCTGTGAGATCGCTGGCTTTGGGGAAACCAGAGGTACTGCCATAGGCAGCCCCACCATGGTGTCCCACTGTGACGGTGTCCCCTATC
The DNA window shown above is from Coturnix japonica isolate 7356 chromosome 12, Coturnix japonica 2.1, whole genome shotgun sequence and carries:
- the MST1 gene encoding hepatocyte growth factor-like protein isoform X1; its protein translation is MPAPLGLLLSLAVALGAGHRSPLNDFQRLRGTELRAAPDEPPPAAAERRAAPQCAQRCNNSPSCRAFHHERHSQMCQLLPWSQRSHGARLQKNIHYDLYQKKDFLRECIVANGTTYRGTRDTTERGLRCQHWQATTPHDHRFLPSPRNGLEENYCRNPDRDKRGPWCYTIDPNVRHQSCGIKKCEDATCMTCNGEDYRGFVDHTESGAECQRWDLQHPHKHPYHPDKYPDKGLDDNYCRNPDSSERPWCYTTDPALEREFCRIRVCTEKRPRPINVTTSCYRGKGEGYRGRVNVTVSGIPCQRWDAQTPHRHHFVPSKYPCKDLQENYCRNPDGSEAPWCFTTRPGMRVAFCFHIRRCDDELDAQDCYHGHGEQYRGHVSKTRKGITCQKWDATKPHVPQISPTTHPEAHLEENYCRNPDNDSHGPWCYTMDPRTPFDYCAIKPCSGSAVPSVLESADAVTFEECGRRDERLQQKQRVVGGMPGNSPWTVSIRNRDGLHFCGGSLVKEQWVISTRQCFSSCDADLSGYEVHLGTLFKDPSPTDPDLQVIPIVRIICGPSESHLVLLKLARPAVLNKRVALICLPPERYVVPAGTTCEIAGFGETRGTADGHVLNVAKLPVMAHAECQAALRGRLKESELCTAPLRAGVGACEGDYGGPLACLTADCWVLEGVITPSRVCARTDQPALFIRVSLYVDWIHKVMRMV
- the MST1 gene encoding hepatocyte growth factor-like protein isoform X2; its protein translation is MPAPLGLLLSLAVALGAGHRSPLNDFQRLRGTELRAAPDEPPPAAAERRAAPQCAQRCNNSPSCRAFHHERHSQMCQLLPWSQRSHGARLQKNIHYDLYQKKDFLRECIVANGTTYRGTRDTTERGLRCQHWQATTPHDHRFLPSPRNGLEENYCRNPDRDKRGPWCYTIDPNVRHQSCGIKKCEDATCMTCNGEDYRGFVDHTESGAECQRWDLQHPHKHPYHPDKYPDKGLDDNYCRNPDSSERPWCYTTDPALEREFCRIRVCKKRPRPINVTTSCYRGKGEGYRGRVNVTVSGIPCQRWDAQTPHRHHFVPSKYPCKDLQENYCRNPDGSEAPWCFTTRPGMRVAFCFHIRRCDDELDAQDCYHGHGEQYRGHVSKTRKGITCQKWDATKPHVPQISPTTHPEAHLEENYCRNPDNDSHGPWCYTMDPRTPFDYCAIKPCSGSAVPSVLESADAVTFEECGRRDERLQQKQRVVGGMPGNSPWTVSIRNRDGLHFCGGSLVKEQWVISTRQCFSSCDADLSGYEVHLGTLFKDPSPTDPDLQVIPIVRIICGPSESHLVLLKLARPAVLNKRVALICLPPERYVVPAGTTCEIAGFGETRGTADGHVLNVAKLPVMAHAECQAALRGRLKESELCTAPLRAGVGACEGDYGGPLACLTADCWVLEGVITPSRVCARTDQPALFIRVSLYVDWIHKVMRMV